The following are encoded in a window of Acropora muricata isolate sample 2 chromosome 6, ASM3666990v1, whole genome shotgun sequence genomic DNA:
- the LOC136919379 gene encoding uncharacterized protein has product MVFSLKNVDDAGFGFRDSSKLGSLLNQKRRANQEEARLVNVWGSFGHVFVTTNKGCNLHAFEAVPRSKWSPESEGLLLQDHESPIVSVLSSATSPSVIFIVHQNSMTQCWDFTQSNFKWVKRNDFQLSNTKRVEVLQVVLHPLVNAVLWCERRSVSPSCSVSCCVCLRELTISDRLGSNAGVSMGPLVVILHGCPSMLLHVIGRGVCMVPEFLEELRDIMLFWTFLQRTLKVYMWSYGYIGGVEKVDFKAIIADLLCPWVSNTKEGSSHITAVLSHPKTYELLVLDNALELSYFRLQDCDPILNSLVKLGHDLSPCSDKVSRLFAFGLFAGVIWDSGMISIYDIGSGAHLCKLEDLQGQNVQVWGCQHLVNSVGFWSISGIWKLQSGTVAEVSECIRSSLSCKKLGSKKAELLMVGELSNNLQMKTQLLEERGALDGIALLDFKRTSEESVIPEFVSDAKTNEKSLQESEQNIFAGPFFAANHLIKWNMKHRAAKIALDSIVSSQIVSDGHKIDEEVPELFLDLLMDECTQSPAMALALLWEHPIYRELISSKLEQHTEESCERPQRRKTCLTALLHPYISEFLLLSKQIKLPVDCNSDERNLPHSLPTNSVHEEVTALLEEFDVGSLDVTSLERLSTLTYHQPQKVLDLVTEYLKMDSESKDFKDSQWEQRWKKIYRLEWRKQRWQKKRVALKEPVNSILSILLHLFHKSKSEFLTRSVEKGMSAIRLGKSDVKPQEYILQSVLECLPVLHTSNTNAESVKIHAQLYYSIGQETQALDLLLTNQMWEEAIDFVSCCGKDSETQTLLFVMLFKALQYGKAPSGNLVKALSLKPADFNTHELLAMIMNQAPVSKDPFDKGPGHTSLGDLRPFLDVLFTSPNVT; this is encoded by the exons ATggtgttttctttgaaaaatgttgacGATGCGGGCTTTGGGTTTCGTGATAGCTCAAAACTGGGAAGTCTTCTCAACCAAAAACGACGGGCAAACCAGGAGGAGGCTAGACTGGTAAATGTGTGGGGAAGCTTCGGGCATGTTTTTGTGACGACCAACAAAGGATGTAACTTGCACGCTTTTGAGGCAGTTCCTCGATCGAAGTGGAGTCCAGAAAGCGAAGGGCTGCTTCTACAAG atcATGAGTCACCCATTGTGAGTGTCCTTTCTAGTGCAACCAGTCCATCTGTTATCTTTATTGTCCATCAAAACAGTATGACACAATGCTGGGACTTTACTCAGTCCAACTTCAAGTGGGTCAAAAGAAATGACTTTCAACTGAGCAATACTAAAAGAGTTGAAGTCTTACAGGTTGTTCTTCATCCTCTTGTGAATGCAGTGCTCTGGTGTGAGCGGCGCTCTGTGTCACCATCTTGTTCAGTCAGCTGTTGTGTTTGTTTGAGAGAATTGACTATTTCTGATCGTCTTGGCAGCAATGCTGGAGTATCCATGGGACCATTAGTGGTTATACTTCATGGCTGTCCTTCTATGTTATTGCATGTTATTGGAAGGGGTGTTTGTATGGTTCCTGAGTTTCTCGAGGAGCTAAGAGACATTATGCTCTTTTGGACATTTCTTCAAAGGACATTAAAG gTTTACATGTGGAGTTACGGATATATTGGAGGTGTCGAGAAAGTTGACTTTAAAGCAATCATTGCTGATTTACTTTGCCCATGGGTGTCAAACACAAAGGAAGGCTCATCTCATATCACTGCTGTTTTGTCTCATCCAAAGACTTATGAACTTCTTGTTCTGGATAATGCTCTAGAATTATCATACTTTAGACTTCAAGATTGTGATccaatcttaaactcccttgtCAAACTTGGACATGATTTATCACCTTGCAGCGACAAGGTTTCTCGTCTATTTGCTTTTGGTCTTTTTGCTGGTGTTATCTGGGATTCTGGAATGATTTCAATTTATGATATTGGTAGTGGGGCACATCTTTGTAAATTAGAGGACTTGCAAGGACAAAATGTTCAGGTCTGGGGCTGTCAGCACTTGGTTAATTCTGTTGGCTTCTGGTCAATCAGTGGAATTTGGAAGCTTCAATCCGGGACAGTTGCGGAAGTTTCTGAGTGCATCCGATCTTCTCTGTCATGTAAGAAGTTGGGCTCTAAAAAAGCAGAACTCCTTATGGTTGGAGAACTCTCAAATAATCTTCAAATGAAAACACAGCTTTTGGAGGAGAGAGGAGCTTTGGATGGTATTGCATTACTGGATTTCAAAAGAACTTCTGAGGAATCTGTTATTCCTGAGTTTGTTAGTGATGCAAAAACTAATGAAAAGTCACTGCAAGAGAGTGAGCAAAATATCTTTGCTGGTCCCTTCTTTGCTGCAAATCATTTGATAAAATGGAACATGAAGCATCGGGCTGCCAAGATTGCACTAGATTCAATTGTTTCTTCCCAGATTGTTTCAGATGGTCATAAAATAGATGAAGAAGTCCCAGAGTTGTTCCTTGATCTCTTAATGGATGAGTGCACACAAAGCCCAGCAATGGCTCTTGCACTTTTGTGGGAACATCCAATTTACAGAGAATTAATCAGCTCCAAACTTGAACAGCATACAGAAGAAAGCTGTGAAAGGCCCCAAAGGAGAAAAACATGTCTCACTGCATTGTTGCATCCGTACATAAGTGAGTTCCTGTTATTGAGCAAACAGATAAAGTTACCAGTGGATTGCAATTCTGATGAAAGGAATCTACCGCATTCTTTGCCCACCAATTCAGTTCATGAAGAGGTCACTGCCTTGTTGGAAGAATTTGATGTTGGATCACTCGATGTGACATCACTTGAGAGGTTAAGCACTTTGACTTATCACCAACCACAAAAGGTCTTGGACCTTGTTACAGAGTATTTGAAAATGGATTCAGAGAGCAAAGATTTCAAGGACAGTCAATGGGAACAGAGATGGAAAAAGATTTATAG ACTTGAATGGCGAAAACAAAGATGGCAGAAGAAGAGAGTTGCTTTGAAAGAACCTGTCAATTCTATCTTGAGTATTCTCTTGCATCTCTTTCATAAGTCAAAATCGGAATTCCTGACGAGGTCAGTGGAAAAGGGAATGAGTGCTATTCGTTTAGGCAAGTCAGATGTGAAACCTCAG GAGTATATATTGCAGTCAGTACTGGAGTGTCTTCCAGTGTTGCATACAAGCAACACTAACGCCGAATCAGTCAAAATTCATGCCCAATTGTATTACTCTATCGGTCAAGAAACACAAGCTTTGGATCTACTCCTGACCAATCAAATGTGGGAAGAAGCCATTGATTTTGTGTCCTGCTGCGGAAAGGACAGTGAGACCCAAACTCTGTTGTTTGTCATGTTGTTTAAGGCACTTCAGTATGGAAAGGCACCAAGTGGTAATCTGGTCAAAGCCCTAAGCCTGAAGCCAGCTGATTTTAACACCCATGAGCTCCTGGCTATGATCATGAACCAAGCGCCAGTTAGCAAGGATCCATTTGACAAGGGTCCCGGACACACCTCGTTAGGGGATCTTAGGCCATTTCTCGATGTTCTCTTTACCTCGCCGAACGTAACATGA
- the LOC136919167 gene encoding ER lumen protein-retaining receptor 2-like isoform X2: MNLFRLTGDLSHLLAILVLLWKIWKTRSCAGLSGKSQVLFALVFSTRYLDLVLTFISVYNTVMKVIYLVCAYGTVYLMLVKFKATYDSNHDTFRIEFLLIPVAGLACLVNHEFSVLEILWTFSIYLESVAILPQLFMISKTGEAESITSHYLFALGAYRALYIVNWIYRYYYEGFYDFIAIIAGCVQTALYCDFFYLYITKVLKGKALKLPA; this comes from the exons ATGAATCTTTTCAGATTAACGGGAGATCTCTCGCATCTTCTGGCCATATTGGTCCTACTATGGAAAATATGGAAAACAAGATCGTGCGCCG GTTTGTCTGGAAAGAGTCAAGTTCTGTTTGCTTTGGTATTCAGCACTCGCTACCTTGATTTGGTTCTGACATTTATCTCCGTTTACAACACGGTTATGAAAGTCATCTATTTGGTGTGTGCCTACGGTACAGTTTATTTGATGCTTGTCAAGTTTAAAGCCACGTATGATTCCAATCATGACACGTTTAGGATTGAATTCCTCCTGATCCCTGTTGCTGGTTTGGCTTGCTTAGTAAACCATGAATTCTCAGTCTTGGAA atcCTGTGGACATTTTCCATCTACCTTGAGTCAGTAGCCATCTTGCCCCAACTGTTTATGATCTCCAAGACTGGTGAAGCAGAAAGTATCACTAGCCACTACTTGTTTGCATTGGGGGCTTACCGTGCTCTGTACATTGTCAATTGGATCTATCGATACTACTATGAGGGATTCTATGATTTTATTGCCATCATTGCTGGATGTGTTCAAACAGCACTTTACTGTGATTTCTTTTACTTGTATATTACCAAAG TTCTCAAGGGAAAAGCCCTGAAGTTACCAGCATAG
- the LOC136919167 gene encoding ER lumen protein-retaining receptor 2-like isoform X1: MNLFRLTGDLSHLLAILVLLWKIWKTRSCAGLSGKSQVLFALVFSTRYLDLVLTFISVYNTVMKVIYLVCAYGTVYLMLVKFKATYDSNHDTFRIEFLLIPVAGLACLVNHEFSVLEYHSGQKFLRHTTLQVAVEILWTFSIYLESVAILPQLFMISKTGEAESITSHYLFALGAYRALYIVNWIYRYYYEGFYDFIAIIAGCVQTALYCDFFYLYITKVLKGKALKLPA; encoded by the exons ATGAATCTTTTCAGATTAACGGGAGATCTCTCGCATCTTCTGGCCATATTGGTCCTACTATGGAAAATATGGAAAACAAGATCGTGCGCCG GTTTGTCTGGAAAGAGTCAAGTTCTGTTTGCTTTGGTATTCAGCACTCGCTACCTTGATTTGGTTCTGACATTTATCTCCGTTTACAACACGGTTATGAAAGTCATCTATTTGGTGTGTGCCTACGGTACAGTTTATTTGATGCTTGTCAAGTTTAAAGCCACGTATGATTCCAATCATGACACGTTTAGGATTGAATTCCTCCTGATCCCTGTTGCTGGTTTGGCTTGCTTAGTAAACCATGAATTCTCAGTCTTGGAA TACCATTCAGGACAAAAATTCCTTCGACACACCACATTACAAGTTGCTGTTGAG atcCTGTGGACATTTTCCATCTACCTTGAGTCAGTAGCCATCTTGCCCCAACTGTTTATGATCTCCAAGACTGGTGAAGCAGAAAGTATCACTAGCCACTACTTGTTTGCATTGGGGGCTTACCGTGCTCTGTACATTGTCAATTGGATCTATCGATACTACTATGAGGGATTCTATGATTTTATTGCCATCATTGCTGGATGTGTTCAAACAGCACTTTACTGTGATTTCTTTTACTTGTATATTACCAAAG TTCTCAAGGGAAAAGCCCTGAAGTTACCAGCATAG